A portion of the bacterium genome contains these proteins:
- a CDS encoding prenyltransferase, with product MITKKPGLFAVMRAPFFSSILAPLLAGTLLAVMAEGRFSLARFFAVTMMGLGMHAATNVYNDIFDTLQGTDRINQHRNDFSGGTGFLLQYPDLLPSMYWVARWSLIFAASACLLLLVLVNPAVRPWLIGLGVLSAFFSKYYTAAPIKLAYRGLGEVAVWLAFGPMAVLVAAASQNVLFHPYVVAAMPITGLSTVSILWMGQMIDLPADAGAGKRGMVARIGSRRGRWGFLLIHSLLAGNLLALGLAVLPQGWPVLAALIPYVLLLPRTWQQVHRFHDQPNALKQAAGWNVQIHLLMSSLLILGLAAILVMR from the coding sequence ATGATAACCAAGAAACCTGGACTTTTTGCCGTCATGCGCGCCCCCTTTTTCAGCTCTATTCTGGCGCCTCTGCTGGCGGGCACGCTCCTGGCGGTGATGGCCGAAGGCCGGTTCAGTCTAGCGCGGTTTTTTGCCGTCACGATGATGGGCTTGGGTATGCACGCCGCCACCAACGTATACAACGACATCTTTGACACTCTGCAGGGCACAGACCGGATAAACCAGCACCGCAACGATTTCAGCGGCGGCACCGGTTTCCTGCTGCAATACCCTGATCTGCTTCCATCCATGTACTGGGTTGCCCGGTGGAGCCTGATCTTCGCCGCCTCTGCCTGCCTGCTGTTGTTGGTGTTGGTCAATCCGGCCGTTCGACCCTGGTTGATCGGGCTCGGCGTTTTATCCGCTTTTTTCAGCAAGTATTACACCGCGGCTCCCATCAAACTCGCCTACCGAGGTCTCGGCGAGGTGGCGGTATGGCTCGCCTTTGGACCGATGGCTGTCCTGGTCGCCGCTGCAAGTCAAAATGTGCTTTTTCATCCTTATGTGGTGGCGGCCATGCCGATCACCGGGCTGAGCACTGTTTCCATTCTCTGGATGGGACAGATGATTGATTTGCCTGCTGATGCTGGGGCGGGCAAACGCGGCATGGTGGCGCGCATCGGCAGCCGCAGGGGCCGGTGGGGATTTCTGCTGATCCACTCGCTTCTGGCAGGGAACCTCCTGGCTCTGGGCCTCGCTGTTCTGCCACAGGGCTGGCCGGTTCTGGCCGCTCTGATTCCCTATGTGCTGCTGTTGCCGCGCACCTGGCAGCAAGTGCACCGGTTCCATGATCAGCCAAACGCCCTCAAACAGGCGGCTGGATGGAACGTGCAGATCCATCTGCTGATGTCGAGTTTATTGATTCTCGGCCTGGCAGCCATTCTGGTTATGCGATGA
- a CDS encoding acyl--CoA ligase: MKEAIQTSAGLWHFFQDHCRFFKTRLAFDAPQGKLNFAELFHRAENLAAALCKAGCREGEVIVLALPNSVDFVPTFLALCRLASVVVLVSPKYGASELRMVVNSLRPKAMLAPASAAAEVKEKLGPMASAVEQIGLSPSHLPIALISLAPSPALSGQDGFDAVAKGTSLIKVTSGSTGGPKGI, encoded by the coding sequence ATGAAAGAAGCAATACAGACCTCTGCCGGGTTATGGCATTTTTTCCAGGACCACTGTCGATTTTTTAAAACCCGGCTTGCCTTCGATGCACCGCAGGGGAAACTGAACTTTGCGGAACTTTTTCACCGTGCAGAAAACTTGGCAGCCGCTCTATGCAAAGCGGGGTGTCGAGAGGGCGAGGTGATCGTGTTGGCCCTACCGAACTCTGTCGATTTTGTTCCTACGTTTCTCGCCCTGTGTAGATTGGCCAGTGTGGTGGTGCTGGTCTCGCCCAAATACGGCGCAAGTGAGTTGCGCATGGTCGTGAACAGCCTGCGGCCCAAGGCGATGTTGGCGCCGGCCTCTGCTGCCGCAGAGGTCAAAGAAAAACTGGGGCCCATGGCCTCTGCCGTGGAACAGATCGGCCTTTCTCCCTCACATCTTCCCATTGCTTTAATCTCCCTCGCACCCTCACCGGCTCTGTCCGGCCAGGATGGTTTCGATGCGGTGGCCAAGGGAACCTCTCTGATCAAGGTCACATCCGGATCCACGGGCGGACCAAAGGGCATTTGA
- a CDS encoding long-chain fatty acid--CoA ligase produces the protein MTAKQLLAEARNVVMTLDLKPEDRIYAPVPIFHSYGFDLGVLAMLFSGAPLILEEIFVPRKILSRLTAPEVTVFLGVPSMYRFLLEAAPPGPPDLSRLRYALSCTAPLNPDLIAAFHDKFHVPICQHYGSSETGAATTHLPQAVLDHPASVGVAMKNVELLIVDEQGRPLPAGQKGEVVVRSEAVAAGYAMGPRSEISPFKDGTFRMGDLGHLDKDGFLYLHGRKDALINVGGLKVSPDEVTMVLESCPAVREAAVIGVRDAMGEEIVYAAVALRSAASEKELLMFCSSRLADYKVPRRVDIFKKLPRGPSGKIKIDPPTL, from the coding sequence TTGACGGCAAAGCAACTGCTGGCAGAAGCCAGGAATGTCGTCATGACCCTGGACCTCAAGCCCGAGGACCGCATCTATGCGCCGGTTCCCATTTTTCATTCCTACGGGTTTGATCTCGGCGTTCTAGCGATGCTCTTCTCCGGCGCCCCCTTGATTCTCGAGGAGATCTTTGTACCGCGCAAAATTCTCAGCAGGCTGACCGCCCCAGAGGTCACCGTCTTTCTCGGCGTGCCCAGCATGTATCGCTTTTTGTTGGAGGCCGCTCCCCCAGGCCCACCGGACCTTTCCAGGTTACGCTATGCGTTGTCGTGTACTGCGCCGTTGAATCCGGATCTGATCGCCGCGTTTCACGATAAATTCCATGTCCCTATCTGTCAGCACTATGGCTCATCAGAGACCGGTGCTGCAACCACCCATCTCCCACAAGCGGTGCTCGATCATCCGGCCTCGGTGGGCGTGGCGATGAAAAACGTCGAACTGCTGATCGTTGACGAGCAGGGGCGGCCGCTGCCCGCAGGACAGAAGGGGGAGGTCGTCGTTCGCAGCGAGGCGGTCGCCGCCGGGTATGCCATGGGACCCCGGTCTGAGATTTCGCCCTTCAAGGACGGCACCTTCAGGATGGGGGACCTCGGCCACCTCGATAAAGACGGATTTCTATATCTCCATGGCCGCAAGGATGCGCTTATTAATGTCGGTGGACTCAAAGTGTCTCCGGATGAAGTGACCATGGTTTTGGAGAGCTGTCCGGCGGTGCGCGAAGCGGCGGTCATCGGGGTTCGCGATGCCATGGGGGAAGAGATCGTCTACGCCGCCGTTGCCCTACGCTCTGCGGCAAGCGAAAAGGAACTCCTCATGTTTTGCAGCTCACGCCTGGCTGATTATAAAGTGCCGCGGCGGGTGGACATTTTTAAAAAACTGCCCCGCGGTCCTTCGGGAAAGATCAAGATCGATCCGCCCACGCTATGA